DNA sequence from the Tissierella sp. MB52-C2 genome:
TTTCAGTTGGCATAAGGGAACCCGTTCTAAAGTCTCTTTTAGTGGCAACTGGCATAACACCATGTCCTACTTCTAAGTTTACCGGTCTTCCACCTTCGTCATTTACATTCGCTCTTTTAATATTTGCATAGAATAAATCTTTAAACTCTGCCCTTTGTACTTTATAGCTTGTAGTATTAACATTAGCTAAGTTGTTTGATATAGTATCTATATTAAATTGTTGTGCTTTCATACCTGTAGCTGCAGTCCATAATGATCTCATATTAAACCTCCTACACTCTTCCTATTTCAGTAGCTGCTTTTTCTAACATTTCATCTTGCATTTTAATAGCTTTTTGCCCTGTTTCAAAATCTCTAAGTAAATTTATCATTTCAACCATTCCAGATATAGGATTCATGTTGGAGCCCTCTAGATATCCTTGTAATACTTCTCCCTCAAATGGATTTTCTTCTATATTTGCATTTTCTGCTCCATAGAAAAGATTATCTCCCATCTTTCTAAGGAATTCTTTATTATTTATATTGACTACATCTAAAGTATCTATAACATTTCCATCAACTTGAATCTGTCCATTCTCTAAAATATCTACATTACCACCGCTTAAAGGAATTGCACCATTTCTTCCAAGTACTCTCCTGCCATCTAAGTCTGTAAGATAACCATCAGTTATGGCAAAGGACCCATTTCTAGTATAAAGGGTTTGTCCATCTCCTTGAATCTTGAAAAATCCATCACCTTTTATGGCTAGATCTAATTCTCCCCCTGTATCCATCATTCCACCATGTGTAAAGTCAGTAAATATTTTCTGAAATCTAACTCCTCCACTCATGGTACCTACAACATAAGATGGTGGAGTAAATACTATTCCTTGAAGCATGTTTTCCATATCTCCTGCTTCTTGTATTCTATTTCCACTGTCGTCGATTAAGTAGTTTTCATAATCTGTTTTATTTTCATCCATTAAATCTTTGTAATAGGTTT
Encoded proteins:
- a CDS encoding flagellar hook-basal body protein; translated protein: MNRGLYIGATSLVVNQKKLDVLSNNLANVNTAGYKKDISLSESFPEKLLAKMSKTPEFGNIARGNNIIYENNNGVHTARTEDGYFVLETTRGKSYVKEIKVVADEEGNLKTYYKDLMDENKTDYENYLIDDSGNRIQEAGDMENMLQGIVFTPPSYVVGTMSGGVRFQKIFTDFTHGGMMDTGGELDLAIKGDGFFKIQGDGQTLYTRNGSFAITDGYLTDLDGRRVLGRNGAIPLSGGNVDILENGQIQVDGNVIDTLDVVNINNKEFLRKMGDNLFYGAENANIEENPFEGEVLQGYLEGSNMNPISGMVEMINLLRDFETGQKAIKMQDEMLEKAATEIGRV